The following are from one region of the Stigmatella ashevillena genome:
- a CDS encoding peptidoglycan-binding domain-containing protein, whose amino-acid sequence MRVSSAARSNTFAASSPSQPTLKLGSSGASVKTLQQALAKAGFSPGAADGQFGPKTAAAVKAFQNAKGLVADGIVGPKTWAKLNAAPGGSGPTLKQGQSGAPVAALQNRLNQLGFNAGAADGQFGPKTTAAVKAFQSAKGLVADGVVGPKTWNQLGITVGGTPTTPGTGGVHGNSALANNARSVALNMGGYSSQGLCATGVSRAIQNTYGIKVWGNGNQIDNNLPKDKFKQVNLSLAEALKIPGLVLTWEKTSTRLGSIYGHTAITSGDGRSSYSDFVERNTLGATGRSGFKVFMPI is encoded by the coding sequence ATGCGTGTTTCCTCCGCCGCACGCAGCAATACCTTCGCAGCCAGCTCACCTTCGCAGCCCACCCTGAAGCTCGGCTCGTCCGGCGCTTCGGTGAAGACCCTTCAGCAGGCGCTGGCCAAAGCGGGCTTTTCGCCGGGCGCGGCCGACGGCCAGTTCGGTCCGAAGACGGCCGCGGCGGTGAAGGCCTTCCAGAACGCGAAGGGCCTCGTCGCCGACGGCATCGTGGGGCCGAAGACCTGGGCCAAGCTGAACGCAGCTCCGGGCGGTAGCGGCCCCACGCTCAAGCAGGGCCAGAGTGGCGCTCCGGTGGCCGCGCTTCAGAACCGGCTCAATCAGCTCGGCTTCAATGCCGGTGCGGCGGATGGCCAGTTCGGTCCGAAGACCACCGCGGCGGTGAAGGCCTTCCAGAGCGCGAAGGGCCTCGTCGCCGATGGCGTCGTCGGGCCGAAGACCTGGAACCAGCTCGGCATCACGGTGGGCGGCACGCCCACCACCCCCGGCACCGGTGGCGTGCACGGCAACTCCGCTCTCGCCAACAACGCCCGCTCGGTGGCGTTGAACATGGGTGGCTACTCGAGCCAGGGCCTTTGCGCCACGGGCGTGAGCCGCGCCATTCAGAACACCTACGGCATCAAGGTGTGGGGCAACGGCAACCAGATCGACAACAACCTGCCGAAGGACAAGTTCAAGCAGGTGAACCTGTCGCTTGCCGAAGCGCTGAAGATCCCCGGCCTCGTGCTCACCTGGGAGAAGACCTCCACCCGCCTCGGCAGCATCTACGGCCATACCGCGATCACCTCGGGCGACGGCCGCAGCTCCTACAGCGACTTCGTGGAGCGCAACACCCTGGGCGCGACCGGCCGCAGCGGCTTCAAGGTCTTCATGCCGATCTAG
- a CDS encoding dihydrodipicolinate synthase family protein: MKNAPLRGIVSYPITPFLEDGRVNLELLRELVERQVKAGVHAIAPLGSTGVLPYLTDEEREAVTETTVKQVAGRVPTLVGVSSLTTERTVHHARFAERAGATAVMIIPMSYWKLTDAEIVRHFDTVAKAISLPIALYNNPATGGIDLSPEVISKVLEIPNVTMVKESTGDVNRMHRLVQLAGESVAFYNGSNPLALAAFVAGARGWCTAAPHLIPKLNVHLYEAIERKELDLARALFYRQLPLLQFIVKHGLPRAISAGLELTGTRVGPLRAPLLPLEAPQVEELRRILVTLEVLRA; this comes from the coding sequence ATGAAGAACGCCCCCCTTCGAGGCATCGTCTCCTACCCCATCACCCCCTTCCTCGAGGACGGCCGCGTCAACCTTGAGTTGCTGCGCGAGCTGGTCGAGCGGCAGGTGAAGGCCGGCGTGCATGCCATCGCCCCGCTGGGAAGCACCGGCGTCCTCCCATACCTCACGGACGAGGAGCGTGAAGCCGTGACGGAGACCACCGTCAAGCAGGTCGCCGGGCGCGTTCCCACACTGGTGGGCGTCTCGAGCCTCACGACGGAGCGGACGGTCCACCACGCTCGCTTCGCCGAGCGGGCTGGGGCCACGGCGGTGATGATCATCCCGATGAGCTACTGGAAGCTGACGGATGCGGAGATCGTCCGCCACTTCGACACCGTGGCGAAGGCCATCTCCCTCCCGATCGCGCTGTACAACAACCCAGCGACCGGAGGAATCGACCTCTCCCCAGAGGTCATCTCGAAGGTCCTCGAGATCCCCAACGTCACCATGGTGAAGGAAAGCACGGGGGATGTGAACCGGATGCATCGGCTGGTGCAGCTCGCCGGTGAGTCGGTGGCCTTCTACAACGGCAGCAACCCGCTGGCGCTCGCGGCCTTCGTCGCCGGGGCTCGTGGGTGGTGTACCGCAGCTCCCCACCTCATCCCGAAGCTGAACGTCCATCTGTACGAGGCGATCGAGCGCAAGGAGCTCGACCTGGCACGCGCGCTCTTCTACCGCCAGCTTCCCCTGCTGCAGTTCATCGTGAAGCACGGCCTGCCTCGCGCCATCTCGGCAGGACTCGAGCTCACTGGGACACGGGTGGGCCCGCTGCGCGCGCCCTTGCTCCCGTTGGAGGCTCCGCAGGTCGAGGAACTGCGGCGGATCCTCGTCACGCTCGAAGTGCTTCGCGCGTAG
- a CDS encoding cupin domain-containing protein has protein sequence MADPGTAKYHSADFDKTPPRPRVVMPEKLAHRQVEQGGQQTEYSKARKHPVFFVDLPSHALSMTIGWLEPGQSSNRHRHTYETLLYILEGEGYSYVGGKRVEWKQGDAVYVPVWAWHNHVNTGKGVARYLACENAPMLQNMGGVALREELPERGDQLFDKNHEERS, from the coding sequence ATGGCAGACCCAGGAACCGCCAAGTATCACTCGGCCGACTTCGACAAGACGCCCCCCAGGCCCCGAGTCGTCATGCCCGAGAAGCTCGCCCACCGTCAGGTCGAACAGGGCGGGCAGCAGACGGAGTACTCGAAGGCACGCAAGCACCCCGTCTTCTTCGTCGACCTGCCCTCGCACGCGCTCAGCATGACGATTGGCTGGCTGGAACCGGGCCAGTCCTCGAACCGGCATCGCCACACCTACGAGACCCTCCTCTACATCCTCGAGGGCGAGGGGTACTCGTACGTGGGTGGCAAACGCGTCGAGTGGAAGCAGGGGGACGCCGTCTACGTCCCCGTGTGGGCGTGGCACAACCACGTCAACACCGGCAAGGGCGTGGCCCGCTACCTCGCGTGCGAGAACGCTCCCATGCTGCAGAACATGGGAGGCGTCGCGCTGCGCGAGGAGTTGCCGGAGCGTGGCGACCAGCTCTTTGACAAGAACCACGAGGAGCGGTCATGA